The sequence ATTGATGATTTGAAACAATTGTGGGAAGTAGGTGCTGAGATATATGATGCATATCACAAAGAAAATTTCATGCTCCGAGCTGTCTTACTTTGGACAATCAATGATTTTCCTGCATATGGCAATTTATCAGGGAGCAAAGTTAAAGGGTATTTTGCATGTCCTGTTTGTGCTGACCAAACTTATGCCAAAAATTTAAAGCACAGCAGAAAAATGTCATATACAGGACATCGGAGATTCTTACCAGACCATCATCCTTATCGAAGACAGAAGAAAGCATTTAATGGGAAGAATGAGTTAGGACCTACTCCCAATATATTGAGTGGCTCTGAAGTCTTTGAAAGGGTGGAGAATATCAATTGCGTGTGGGGTAAAAAGAGTAAGAAATCTCAATCAAAAGGAGCTGACGATAAGAGTGCTTGGAAGAAGAAATCTATATTCTTTGAGTTGGAGTATTGGAAGCATTTGCACATTCGACATTGTCTTGATGTGATGCATATTGAGAAGAATGTATGTGAAAGTTTGTTTGGGACATTACTTAACATTCCAGGAAAAACAAAGGATGGAGTGAAAGCAAGATTAGATCTTGCAGATATGGGATTGAGAAATGAGTTGGCACCAATGATAGGGGAAAAAAGAACATATTTGCCACCTGCTTGTTATACTCTAAGCAAGGCAGAGAAACGACAAGTCTGTGCATTTTTTGGAGGAGTGAAAGTGCCAACAGGTTATTCATCAAATGTAGCAAGTCTTTTGTCCGCTGATGACTCGAAGCTTGTTGGTCTTAAGTCACATGATTGTCATACTTTAATGCAACAATTGCTTCCGGTAGCCATACGCGGTGTGTTGACAAAGCAAGTGCGGTATGACATTACTAGATTGTGTTTCTTTTTCAATGTCTTATGTAACAAAGTTGTTGACGTTTCAAAGTTGGAAGACATTCAAGGAGATATCACAACCACATTGTGCCTGCTTGAAAAACACTTTCCTCCTTCATTCTTTGACATAATGGTCCATTTAACTATCCATCTTGTTCGTGAGGTAAAACTATGTGGACCAGTGTGGTATAGGTGGATGTATCCATTTGAGAGGTTCATGCGTGTGTTGAAAGGTTATGTGAGAAATCGCAACTGTCCTGAAGGATGTATCGCTGAATGCTACATTGCTGAAGAAGCTTTGGAGTTCTGCTCTGACTACTTACACAATGTTCACACAGCAGGATTGCCTTCTACTCATCGCCAAGTTAAGCTAACAAAACCTCTATCAGCTCCTCATATGAAATCAATTGACCAGAATGAATGGGAGCAAGCACATCTATACATGCTCACAAATGATGACATCGTCACTCCTTTGATTGAGTAAGTTATGCTTAAGGATTAAAAATGTTGAAATTCATATAAATAGTTAAGTAAActaacatatacatttataAATAGGGAACATCTTGCAGACGTGAAAATAATGAATCCTAGAAAGGTGAAGAATGGAAAATGGTTGCAAGATGAGCACAATCGAACATTTATTTCGTGGTTGCGGAAGCGAGTGAGTATATCTCATTTATATATTATTGTATATTATGTAACTTTTTTAGATATTAACTGTTATATTTGAAATTAGGTTGCAAATGTCAATACTCACACCACACAACAAATACCAGAAAGGTTACAGTGGTTGGCACGAGGACCTAACAATAGAGTTTTGACGTATGATGCTTATATGATAAATGGTGTGACATTTCATACGAAGGCACGTGATAACATACGAGCTGTTCAAAACTCTGGAGTAAGTTTGGTAGCAAAAACAATGCAAGTGGCAAGTGCAAAGGATAGCAATCCTATTGTGTCAGACATGACTTTTTATGGAGTTATAGATGAAATATGGGAGATAGATTATAATATTTTTCGAGAAGTAATGTTCAAGTGTAGTTGGGTGGAGAATAATAATGGCATTAGAGTTGATGACTTCGGGTTTACATTGGTAAATCTCAATAGAATTGGATTCAAATCCGATTCTTTTATCTTGGGGAGTCAAGCAAGACAAGTGTTTTATGTGGAAGACACTCAAAATTCTGGATGGTCTGTAGCGCTCTCTGTTCCTTGTGTAGCATACACTGAAGAAATTGAGGATGATGATGTCAGTCATTTTGCTATTCACCATCAACATTTTAGCAATGGACTGCCACAGATAGATGTCACTAATGAAACTGATCTACCATATGTTCGTGTAGATTGTGATGGAATTTGGGTTGACAACGCAAAATCATAATTTGGTAATTATTATGTGTTAgccaaatattaattataatcttcagtttattgatattatttgttataaattaatttgtgaatgatatcttattttgtattttgaaaTAATGTTGCTTTAGGTATGGCATCGTTTGGAGATGGTGATTCTACATCTGGAGGATCAAAATGTTCGA comes from Salvia miltiorrhiza cultivar Shanhuang (shh) chromosome 3, IMPLAD_Smil_shh, whole genome shotgun sequence and encodes:
- the LOC131018655 gene encoding uncharacterized protein LOC131018655, with the translated sequence MMLTLLVSGPHQPGNDIDVYLAPLIDDLKQLWEVGAEIYDAYHKENFMLRAVLLWTINDFPAYGNLSGSKVKGYFACPVCADQTYAKNLKHSRKMSYTGHRRFLPDHHPYRRQKKAFNGKNELGPTPNILSGSEVFERVENINCVWGKKSKKSQSKGADDKSAWKKKSIFFELEYWKHLHIRHCLDVMHIEKNVCESLFGTLLNIPGKTKDGVKARLDLADMGLRNELAPMIGEKRTYLPPACYTLSKAEKRQVCAFFGGVKVPTGYSSNVASLLSADDSKLVGLKSHDCHTLMQQLLPVAIRGVLTKQVRYDITRLCFFFNVLCNKVVDVSKLEDIQGDITTTLCLLEKHFPPSFFDIMVHLTIHLVREVKLCGPVWYRWMYPFERFMRVLKGYVRNRNCPEGCIAECYIAEEALEFCSDYLHNVHTAGLPSTHRQVKLTKPLSAPHMKSIDQNEWEQAHLYMLTNDDIVTPLIEEHLADVKIMNPRKVKNGKWLQDEHNRTFISWLRKRVANVNTHTTQQIPERLQWLARGPNNRVLTYDAYMINGVTFHTKARDNIRAVQNSGVSLVAKTMQVASAKDSNPIVSDMTFYGVIDEIWEIDYNIFREVMFKCSWVENNNGIRVDDFGFTLVNLNRIGFKSDSFILGSQARQVFYVEDTQNSGWSVALSVPCVAYTEEIEDDDVSHFAIHHQHFSNGLPQIDVTNETDLPYVRVDCDGIWVDNAKS